The sequence GTCGAAGCGGCGCTTGGTGCGCCGGTGCGAGTGCGAGATGTTGTGTCCGAAGCCGGGGACGGCGCCGGTCACCTGGCAGGTTGCTGCCATGGTTTCCTCCGTAGGTACCGTAGGGCGAGACCGCCCTACCCAAGATTTCTTGTCGGCACGCCGGGACCCCGGATCTCGATGAGGAGGGGGATCGGCGCACATGCGAGCGGATGAGCCGCTCGGCCAAGGATCGAGGCTACGCGACGACACGCCCGGACGCAAGCCGGAGGCCCGGGATCATGCGGATGCGGGCGTCCCCGCCTGGCGCGCGGAGGCGTCGGCGGAGGCCGCGTCGGCAGCGCGGCGCGTGCACTCGGCGCAGAGGCCGAAGACGTCGACCACGTGGCTCGGCGCCGTGAAGCCGTTGCGGGCCGCGACGTCGTGCGCCCACGACTCGACCTCGTCGGCCGCGATCTCGACCGTCTTGCCGCAGACCCGGCAGATGAGGTGGTGGTGGTGGCCGCCCGTGGCGCACGTGCGGTAGAGCGCCTCGCCGTCGGGCGACTGCAGGGAGTCCGCGTCGCCCTCGGCAGCGAGGTCGCCGAGCGCCCGGTAGACCGTGGCGAGGCCGATGGGGGATCCGGCGTCGTGCAGGCGCGCGTGCAGCCGCTGCGCGCTCACGAAGTCCGAGGACGCGTCCAGCGCCTGCCGCACGGCCTCCCGCTGCCACGTGTTCCGCTTCATGCCCGTGCCCTCCCGGCGGGCGATCCTCCCCGCCCTGCCAGGGTACGCGTCCCGCCCGACGTCCCGGTGCGCGCGCGGATCGCCTCGATGATCCGG is a genomic window of Clavibacter capsici containing:
- a CDS encoding Fur family transcriptional regulator, yielding MKRNTWQREAVRQALDASSDFVSAQRLHARLHDAGSPIGLATVYRALGDLAAEGDADSLQSPDGEALYRTCATGGHHHHLICRVCGKTVEIAADEVESWAHDVAARNGFTAPSHVVDVFGLCAECTRRAADAASADASARQAGTPASA